The proteins below are encoded in one region of Buttiauxella gaviniae:
- the mfd gene encoding transcription-repair coupling factor: MPENYRYSLPVKAGDQRQLGELTGSACATEVAEIVERHNGPVVLIAPDMQNALRLHDEISQFTESLVVNLADWETLPYDSFSPHQEIISSRLSTLYQLPTMQRGVLILPVNTLMQRVCPHSYLHGHALVMKKGQRLSRDNLRSELEQAGYRSVDQVMEHGEFATRGALLDLYPMGSDRPYRIDFFDDEIDSLRVFDVDTQRTLEEVEAINLLPAHEFPTDKTAIELFRSQWRDKFDVKREPEHIYQQVSKGTLPAGIEYWQPLFFSEPLPPLFSYFPKNTLLVNTGDIETSAERFWQDTFARFENRGVDPMRPLLPPESLWLRVDELFSELKSWPRIQLKTETLADKTAFTSLGYRPLPDLAVQAQQKAPLDSLRKFLDAFAGPVVFSVESEGRREALGELLARIKVAPKRIYRLDEAEGTSRYLMLGSSEHGFIDTLRNRALICESDLLGERVSRRRQDSRRTINPDTLIRNLAELHTGQPVVHLEHGVGRYAGLTTLEAGGITAEYLMLTYAGDAKLYVPVSSLHLISRYAGGAEENAPLHKLGSDAWSRARQKAAEKVRDVAAELLDIYAQRAAKQGFAFKHDREQYQMFCDAFPFETTPDQAQAINAVLSDMCQPLAMDRLVCGDVGFGKTEVAMRAAFLAVENNKQVAVLVPTTLLAQQHLDNFRDRFANWPVRIEMLSRFRTAKEQTQILEEARDGKVDILIGTHKLLQNDVKMKDLGLLIVDEEHRFGVRHKERIKAMRADVDILTLTATPIPRTLNMAMSGMRDLSIIATPPARRLAVKTFVRQYDELVVREAILREVLRGGQVYYLYNDVENIQKAADRLAALVPEARITIGHGQMRERELERVMNDFHHQRFNVLVCTTIIETGIDIPTANTIIIERADHFGLAQLHQLRGRVGRSHHQAYAWLLTPHPKAMTTDAQKRLEAIASLEDLGAGFALATHDLEIRGAGELLGEGQSGSMETIGFSLYMELLENAVDALKEGREPSLEDLTSSQTEVELRMPALLPDDFIPDVNTRLSFYKRIASAKTGHELDELKVELIDRFGLLPDAARNLLDIAALRQQAQKLGVRKIEGNDKGGVIEFAEKNHVNPVWLIGLLQKQPQNYRLDGPTRLKFIEDLADRKVRMEWVRNFMHQLAQNAAA, from the coding sequence ATGCCTGAAAATTATCGCTATTCCTTACCTGTAAAAGCTGGCGATCAGCGCCAGCTTGGAGAACTCACCGGTTCTGCCTGTGCAACTGAAGTTGCCGAAATCGTAGAACGCCATAATGGCCCGGTGGTGCTGATTGCCCCGGATATGCAGAATGCATTGCGCCTGCATGACGAAATCAGCCAGTTTACGGAAAGCCTGGTGGTGAATCTCGCCGACTGGGAAACGCTGCCGTACGACAGCTTTTCCCCGCATCAGGAAATTATCTCTTCGCGTTTATCAACGTTATACCAGTTGCCTACGATGCAGCGCGGTGTGCTGATCCTGCCGGTTAACACGTTGATGCAGCGCGTTTGCCCGCACAGCTATTTACACGGTCATGCGCTGGTGATGAAAAAAGGCCAGCGTTTGTCGCGTGATAATTTGCGCAGCGAACTCGAACAGGCGGGTTATCGCAGCGTTGATCAAGTGATGGAACACGGCGAGTTTGCGACGCGCGGCGCATTATTGGATCTCTACCCAATGGGCAGCGACAGGCCTTACCGTATCGACTTCTTCGATGATGAAATTGACAGCCTGCGCGTGTTTGATGTCGATACACAGCGCACGCTCGAAGAAGTTGAGGCGATCAACTTGCTGCCCGCGCACGAATTTCCGACCGATAAAACCGCCATCGAACTGTTCCGCAGCCAATGGCGCGATAAGTTTGATGTGAAGCGTGAACCCGAGCATATTTATCAGCAAGTCAGCAAAGGCACGCTCCCCGCCGGGATTGAATACTGGCAGCCGCTCTTTTTTAGCGAGCCGTTACCGCCGCTGTTTAGCTATTTCCCGAAAAATACGTTGCTGGTCAATACCGGCGATATCGAAACCAGCGCCGAGCGTTTCTGGCAGGATACCTTTGCCCGTTTCGAAAATCGTGGCGTTGACCCGATGCGCCCGCTGCTGCCGCCGGAAAGCCTGTGGCTGCGCGTCGATGAACTCTTCAGCGAGTTAAAATCCTGGCCGCGCATCCAGCTCAAAACTGAAACGCTGGCGGATAAAACCGCGTTCACCAGTCTGGGTTATCGCCCGTTGCCGGACCTTGCGGTTCAGGCACAGCAGAAAGCGCCGCTCGATAGCCTGCGAAAATTCCTCGACGCTTTCGCGGGCCCGGTGGTGTTTTCGGTCGAAAGTGAAGGCCGCCGTGAAGCTCTTGGCGAGTTGCTCGCACGAATCAAAGTCGCGCCTAAACGTATCTATCGCCTTGATGAAGCGGAAGGTACGAGCCGCTATCTAATGTTGGGTTCGAGCGAACATGGCTTTATCGATACCCTACGCAATCGGGCATTAATTTGCGAAAGCGATCTGCTGGGGGAGCGCGTCAGCCGCCGTCGCCAGGATAGCCGCCGCACCATTAACCCGGACACGTTGATTCGCAACCTCGCCGAGCTGCATACCGGGCAACCGGTGGTGCACCTTGAGCATGGCGTCGGGCGTTACGCGGGCTTAACCACGCTTGAGGCTGGCGGTATTACCGCTGAATATCTGATGCTGACCTATGCGGGCGACGCGAAACTTTACGTGCCTGTTTCTTCGCTGCATTTAATTAGCCGTTATGCGGGGGGTGCCGAAGAAAATGCGCCCCTGCATAAGCTTGGCAGCGATGCCTGGTCACGCGCACGGCAGAAAGCGGCGGAGAAAGTTCGCGATGTGGCTGCTGAATTACTGGATATTTATGCGCAGCGTGCCGCAAAACAAGGTTTCGCGTTTAAGCATGACCGCGAACAGTATCAAATGTTCTGTGATGCCTTCCCGTTTGAAACCACGCCGGATCAGGCGCAGGCCATCAACGCCGTATTAAGTGACATGTGCCAGCCGCTGGCAATGGATCGCTTGGTGTGTGGCGATGTGGGCTTTGGTAAAACCGAAGTCGCAATGCGTGCCGCCTTCCTCGCCGTGGAAAATAATAAGCAAGTGGCCGTTCTGGTGCCTACGACTCTGCTTGCCCAGCAGCATCTGGATAACTTCCGCGACCGTTTTGCCAACTGGCCGGTGCGCATCGAAATGCTGTCACGTTTTCGTACCGCCAAAGAACAAACGCAAATTCTTGAAGAAGCGCGTGACGGCAAAGTCGACATTCTTATCGGCACGCACAAGCTGCTGCAAAATGATGTGAAGATGAAAGATCTCGGCCTGCTGATTGTCGATGAAGAACACCGCTTTGGCGTGCGCCATAAAGAGCGTATCAAGGCAATGCGTGCCGATGTCGATATTCTGACACTCACCGCAACGCCGATTCCGCGCACGCTGAATATGGCAATGAGTGGGATGCGCGATTTATCGATTATCGCCACGCCGCCAGCGCGGCGCCTGGCGGTGAAAACCTTCGTGCGCCAGTACGATGAACTGGTGGTGCGCGAAGCGATTCTGCGTGAGGTTCTGCGCGGCGGGCAGGTTTACTATCTTTACAACGATGTAGAAAACATCCAGAAAGCGGCTGACCGCCTGGCGGCATTAGTGCCTGAGGCACGTATCACTATTGGTCACGGGCAAATGCGCGAGCGTGAGCTGGAACGGGTGATGAACGACTTCCACCACCAGCGTTTTAACGTCCTGGTGTGTACGACCATCATCGAAACCGGGATCGATATTCCGACGGCTAACACCATTATTATTGAGCGCGCAGACCATTTCGGCCTTGCGCAATTACACCAGCTTCGTGGTCGCGTGGGGCGTTCGCACCATCAGGCTTATGCGTGGCTGCTCACACCACATCCAAAAGCGATGACCACCGATGCGCAAAAACGCCTCGAGGCTATCGCATCCCTTGAAGATTTGGGCGCGGGTTTCGCGCTGGCAACGCATGACCTGGAAATTCGTGGTGCCGGGGAGTTACTCGGCGAAGGCCAAAGCGGCTCGATGGAAACCATCGGTTTCTCGCTCTATATGGAGTTGCTGGAAAACGCCGTGGATGCGCTCAAAGAAGGTCGTGAACCGTCGCTGGAAGATTTGACCAGCAGCCAGACGGAAGTCGAACTGCGTATGCCTGCCCTGCTACCGGATGATTTTATCCCGGATGTGAATACTCGTCTGTCATTCTATAAACGCATTGCCAGCGCAAAAACAGGCCATGAACT